In one Acetobacter sp. genomic region, the following are encoded:
- a CDS encoding response regulator, with protein sequence MSAPRVLVVDDEPAIRRLLRTSLATQDWRVIEAGNGMNALAAVKAEEIDVVLLDLGLPDMDGIEVIRQMRLALPTLPIVVLSVRDDERGKVAALDLGADDYVTKPFGMAELVARLRAALRHALQKEGTIPLYVSGDLSVDLVRRIVTRSGKEVHLSPREWDILRLLIRHAGRVLTHKHILGQLWGANGDVQQLRVYIRQIRQKLEENPERPTYIITETGIGYRLIDPMNL encoded by the coding sequence ATGAGCGCGCCACGTGTCCTCGTTGTCGATGATGAACCTGCTATCCGGCGGCTTCTGCGCACCAGCCTTGCGACCCAGGACTGGCGTGTGATCGAGGCTGGAAACGGCATGAACGCGTTGGCGGCGGTGAAAGCTGAAGAGATCGACGTCGTGTTGCTTGATCTGGGACTGCCAGACATGGACGGCATCGAAGTTATTCGCCAGATGCGCCTGGCGTTGCCCACCTTGCCGATTGTCGTACTTTCGGTGCGCGATGACGAACGGGGCAAGGTCGCCGCCCTGGACCTCGGAGCGGATGATTATGTCACCAAACCTTTCGGCATGGCCGAGCTGGTTGCCCGGCTGCGCGCCGCGCTCAGACATGCTCTTCAGAAAGAGGGAACGATCCCGCTGTATGTCTCGGGTGATCTCAGCGTGGATCTCGTGCGCCGTATCGTGACCCGGAGCGGTAAGGAAGTTCATCTCTCGCCGCGAGAATGGGATATTCTACGCCTTCTTATCCGCCATGCAGGACGTGTCCTGACCCATAAGCATATATTGGGCCAGCTTTGGGGAGCGAACGGGGACGTCCAGCAACTTCGAGTGTATATCCGCCAAATCCGTCAGAAACTAGAAGAAAATCCGGAGCGGCCAACATACATCATCACAGAGACAGGAATCGGATATCGCTTGATAGACCCTATGAATCTCTAA
- a CDS encoding ArsR/SmtB family transcription factor yields MSVDFNEALKALDNPARLAILAKLKDPRKNYPEQEVDPEQVGVCVSIIQEHAGLSQSTISLYLATLQRARLVTSQRIGPWTYYRRDEANIAAFLKQLQDLI; encoded by the coding sequence ATGAGCGTCGATTTCAATGAAGCCCTGAAAGCTCTGGACAATCCCGCCCGGCTGGCGATCCTGGCAAAGCTCAAGGATCCACGTAAGAATTATCCTGAACAGGAAGTAGATCCAGAGCAGGTGGGTGTGTGTGTGAGCATCATCCAGGAGCACGCAGGTCTCTCCCAGTCGACCATTTCACTGTATCTGGCGACGCTGCAACGTGCCAGACTCGTTACCTCGCAACGCATAGGCCCCTGGACCTATTACAGGCGTGATGAGGCGAACATCGCGGCGTTCCTGAAGCAGTTACAAGACCTGATCTGA